The sequence below is a genomic window from Synechococcus sp. PCC 7335.
TCAAGCTATGTTTCTGATAGAGATAAGTTAGTGAGACTATGGAACCGAAGGCTGGGCGATAAACCAATCAATCAGCTTTCTTGCGATGCTTAGCTTGCCAGGAACAGGTGGCAGATCCTCTTTTGAAAACCATGCGGCTGATTCGATCTCTGTCGGTTCGAGCATGAGCTTTCCGCTTGCATATTCTGCAACAAAGCCTATCATCAGTGAATTAGGAAAAGGCCAGGGTTGAGAGCCAAAATAGCGAATGTTTTTGATCTCTATGCCCACTTCTTCTCTGACCTCACGCGCCACCGTTTCTTCTAAAGATTCACCAGGTTCTACAAAGCCAGCGAGCACACTATACATGCCGGCTCGAAAACGTGGCGCTCTAGCTAGCAGCACTTCTTCGCCTTTATAGATCAGCATGATCACTGCCGGAGAAAGTCTTGGATATTGTCTCAAGCCACAGCTAGGACAGCGCTTTGCTCTCTCTGTTGGTAGCTGTGTCATCCGCGTTGCACAGTGACCACAGTATTGGTGAGTACGATCCCAATCAACAATCTGAACGGCAAGGGCCGCGATCGCAAACCCGACTTCATCCATCTTTTGATAGAGCGATCGCAAATGATACCAGTCTAATCCCTCTGGCACAGCCGCTTCTCTACTCACCTCAGCGGCTACACACGGCACTCTATCTAGGTATCCCAGAAATTGAGTTCGCAACGGCACTATTCCAATGGCTTGTCCAATTACTTCGGCATCAGCCAACAAAGGGAGGGTGAAATCCGCGTTATTAATCAATAAGTGTGAGCCACTGCAGAGAAACCACCAGCTAAGTGTGGGCTGAGTAGTAAGTTTCTGATTGTCTCCTGGAGCATCGCCTTGAGGACTTGTCGCTAACCAGAAGTGATTGGGAATAGCGAATGGATTAGGAGGATACAAAAGATTGCCTGAATGATAGACCGAGTAGCAACACTCAAAATTAGATCGGTAGTCGAAAACAATACCTAAAACAAAACCTACGGAACAACACCCACGGGATGACTTGCTAATGTCACTACCTATGACTACTACAGAAGTCACCCTGACGGGTACCACCCTTTACAAGTGAAATTGCTTAGATTGAACCCATTACAAAACCAGCTAGCTGTACCAATCGTAAACGTAAAGGATACAACCTTATGAAATCTCGTAAGCAGCAAGCTTTAGATGTCCGTGTTGCCGCTGCTAAGCTAGCCTATGATCGGCCTCACCCTCCACAACAGCCCAACGGCGAAGAGTCCAGCTACCTTTTCGATGGCACCGACCCCGCGCGAGGTAGTCAGCCGTCTTACTTAGCGAACTACACAAAGGGACTGCCGCACAGTGAGGTAGATGGCTTAATTTGTGATCCAGACGACTACCAGCTTTTTGTTAAGGGCATTAATTC
It includes:
- the nudC gene encoding NAD(+) diphosphatase → MYPPNPFAIPNHFWLATSPQGDAPGDNQKLTTQPTLSWWFLCSGSHLLINNADFTLPLLADAEVIGQAIGIVPLRTQFLGYLDRVPCVAAEVSREAAVPEGLDWYHLRSLYQKMDEVGFAIAALAVQIVDWDRTHQYCGHCATRMTQLPTERAKRCPSCGLRQYPRLSPAVIMLIYKGEEVLLARAPRFRAGMYSVLAGFVEPGESLEETVAREVREEVGIEIKNIRYFGSQPWPFPNSLMIGFVAEYASGKLMLEPTEIESAAWFSKEDLPPVPGKLSIARKLIDWFIAQPSVP